Proteins from one Embleya scabrispora genomic window:
- a CDS encoding heme oxygenase (biliverdin-producing): MTTTETAETAGATPTFAETLRKRSWAFHQEAEGSGFLEALMKGELTRDAYTAMVAQHYWAYVVLDDAADTMREHPIGAPFADARLDRRAILEADMLFLAGEGWQERWPANEATRRYTARMREKCYDWAGGFVAHHYTRYLGDMSGGQFIAKQMRKHYDLPGTRGSDFYVFDGLGDLTVWKDAYRAAMNDAPWDEAEQELVIQEVLFAYDINSAVLRELGRDLDRYRKAA, translated from the coding sequence ATGACCACGACCGAGACCGCCGAAACCGCCGGTGCCACCCCGACCTTCGCCGAGACGCTGCGCAAGCGCTCGTGGGCCTTCCACCAGGAGGCCGAGGGCTCGGGCTTCCTGGAGGCGCTGATGAAGGGCGAACTGACCCGCGACGCCTACACCGCGATGGTGGCCCAGCACTACTGGGCCTACGTGGTGCTCGACGACGCCGCGGACACCATGCGCGAGCACCCGATCGGCGCCCCGTTCGCGGACGCGCGCCTCGACCGCCGGGCGATCCTGGAGGCCGACATGCTCTTCCTGGCCGGCGAGGGCTGGCAGGAGCGGTGGCCCGCCAACGAGGCCACCCGGCGCTACACCGCCCGGATGCGGGAGAAGTGCTACGACTGGGCCGGCGGCTTCGTCGCCCACCACTACACCCGCTACCTCGGCGACATGTCGGGCGGCCAGTTCATCGCCAAGCAGATGCGCAAGCACTACGACCTGCCCGGCACCCGGGGCAGCGACTTCTACGTCTTCGACGGGCTGGGCGACCTGACCGTGTGGAAGGACGCGTACCGCGCGGCGATGAACGACGCCCCGTGGGACGAGGCCGAGCAGGAGCTGGTGATCCAGGAGGTGCTGTTCGCGTACGACATCAACAGCGCCGTCCTGCGTGAGCTGGGCCGGGACCTGGACCGCTATCGCAAGGCCGCCTGA